From the Sphingobium yanoikuyae genome, the window ATGAAGTCGCGGGTGACATCGGCGCCGCGGGTGATCTGGAGATAGACCAGTCCTTCGCCAAGGCCATTATGGGCGACCAGCGCCTTCTGCGCCGCCTCGATCTCGTCCAGGGTCAGCGGCAGGGTGATGCCGATTTCGGTGCAGGAACGTTCCAGCCGGGCGAGATGGCTGGCGCTGTCGACCAGCCGGCCATCGATCACGGCCGCCACCTCATAAATGCCGTCGGCGAACAGGAAGCCGCGATCGAGCGGGGAGATGCGGACGTCTTCGAGCGGCAGAAACTGGCCGTTGAGATAGGCGACGGACATGGCGGCGGGCGATCCTTGGTCTGGTGATTTACGCCGCCGCTTTTGCCGCCGCGGCGGCTGGGGTCAAGGCAGCGAAATAGGATTTGCTCCGCTTAACTTCGCATATTTCCCGCACATTGTGACATTATCTTGCGCTGCCTTGATCCTATCGGAAAGTCAGGGGATGGCAGCGCCGATGATAGGGGAAAGGGCCGCTGTAGGACAGGCTCAGGCGGCCTTGCCCTTGAGCGCCTTTTGCCGGCGGCGCTGGACCGAGGAGCCGATGCCCATGGATTCGCGATATTTGGCGACGGTGCGGCGGGCGATGTCCATGCCCTTGGCGCGCAGCAGGTCGACCAATGTGTCGTCGGAGAGGATGGCATGGGCCTCCTCCGCGCCGATCAGTGCCTTGATATGGCTCTTCACGGCCTCGGCCGAGACGGCGCCGTCGCCATCCGCCGCCGCGACGCCGCTGGTGAAGAAATATTTGAGTTCATAGAGGCCGCGCGGGCAGGAGAGATATTTGTTCGAGGTGACGCGGCTGACGGTCGATTCATGCATTTCGATCGCGTCGGCGACCGCGCGCAGCGTCAGCGGCTTGAGATAAGCGACGCCGTTGCGGAAGAAATCCTCCTGCTGGCGGACGATCTCGCTCGCCACCTTGATGATCGTCTTCTGCCGCTGGTCGAGCGCCTTCACCAGCCAGTTGGCGCTGGCGAGGCAGTCGGCCAGCCAGGCCTTGCTCGCCTTGTCCTGCGGGCCGCCGGCCAGTTCGACATAATAGGTGCGGTTGACCAGCACGCGCGGCAGGGTGGCGCTGTTGACCTCTATGCCCCAGCCCTCGCGGGTGCGGCTGACGAACAGGTCGGGCGTGATCGGTGTCGCGCTGTCGCTGGCGAAGCGCAGGCCGGGCTTGGGATCATAGCCGCGCAGTTCGCGGATCATGTCGGCCAGATCCTCCTCATCCACGCCGCAGATACGGCGCAGCTGGGGCAGGGCGCCCTTGGCCAGCAGGTCGAGATTGGCGAGCAGCCGCTGGATGCAGGGATCGTAGCGGTTCGCTTCCTTGGCCTGGAGGGCGAGGCATTCGGCAAGCGAGCGGGCGCCCACGCCGGTGGGGTCGAAGCTGTGGATAACTTCGAGCACGCCCTCGACCGTGAAGAGTGGAACGCCCAGGCCATGGGCGGTCTGGAGCAGATTGGCCTCCAGATAGCCCGCTTCGCTGATCTGGCCGATCAACTGGGTGGCGATCAGCAGCTCCATGCCCGACAGCGTGCTGCGGGCCTGGTCCATCAGATGTTCCTGCAGGCTGGGCGCGGCATTGGCGAAACTGTCGAAATCGACCGCTTCGCCCGAACCGCTGCCGCCGCCCAGCATGTCGAGCGAGCTTGAGCCGCTGCCCGCGGCCATGCGGTCGGCCGGGCCATCGTCGATGAAGGTTTCCGCGCCATGATCGACATCGAGCGGACTGTCGGCGCCGCCCAGGCCCTGGGCGATCAGATCGTCGCTGGCGCCGGTTTCGGCGGCCAGGGTCGGCGCCTCCACCTCGCGGTCGACGCCGCTGCCGTCCCGGCCGCCGTCATCGGCGGCACCCTGTTCGAGCAGCGGGTTCTTTTCCAGTTCGCCCGCGACGAACGCCTCGATCTCCAGATTGGACAGCGCCAGCAGCTTGATCGCCTGCTGGAGCTGCGGCGTCATCACCAGAGACTGGCTCTGGCGGATGTCGAGGCGTGGCCCGAGCGCCATCAGCCGGGCCGTCCTGCATCAGCGAGGGGGCGCCGGCCGATCATGTCAGAGCTGGAAATTCTCGCCCAGATAGAGGCGGCGAACATCGGGATGGGCGACCAGTTCGGTCGGGCTGCCGGCGAACAGCACCTGGCCGCTGTAGATGATGCAGGCGCGGTCGACGATTTCCAGCGTCTCGCGCACATTATGGTCGGTGATGAGGACGCCGATGCCGCGCGTCTTGAGCTGCTTCACCAGGTCGCGAATGTCGGCGATCGACAGCGGATCGATGCCGGCGAACGGCTCGTCGAGCAGCACGATCGAGGGATCGGCGGCCAGCGCGCGGGCGATTTCGCAGCGGCGCCGTTCGCCGCCCGACAGCGCCATGGCGGCGGAATCGCGCAGGCGCGTGAGACCGAATTCGTCGAGCAGCTGTTCCAGCTTCTCGGCACGGGCGGCCTTGTTGGGTTCGGCCATTTCCAGCACGGCGCCGATATTCTGTTCGACCGTCAGGCCCCGGAAGATCGAGGTTTCCTGCGGGAGATAGCCCAGGCCCAGGATCGCGCGGCGATACATGGGCAGGCCGGTAATATCCTGGCCGTCGAGGATGATGCGGCCCTGATCGGGACGGACGAGGCCCATGACCGAATAGAAGCAGGTCGTCTTGCCCGCGCCATTGGGGCCGAGCAGGCCGACGACCTCGCCCTTGCCCACGGTCAGCGACACGTCGGACAGGACGACGCGCTTGTCATAGCTTTTCGCGATCGAGATGACGGACAGGCCCTCGCCCACTTCCTGCGGGGCGAGCGGTCGCGCTGAAGCGGCCCTGTCCTGGATCGTCACATCGTCCATCACTTCAATCCTTGTGCCGCCAAATCGGGGTGCGGCGGACATGGGTCCGCCTGCGGCAATTGGCAAGCTTTGTGCATGGGATCGCCGCCGGGGCAAGGGGAAAATGCGATGGAGAAGAGGGGGATGGGCGTGCCATCCCCCTGATGCACGGGTCATTCCACCATGATGCGCGGGTTGGGCAGGACGACGCCGACATCGCTGGCATAGGCATCCCACGCCTTTTCCAGCGCCGCCCGGCGCGCCGGTTCGCGGGCGGACAGGTCGGTGGTTTCACCCGGATCGGTGGCGATGTTGAACAGATGCCACTGGCCATCGCCGGCATCGGTGATCTTCCAGTCGCCCTGACGCAATGCGCGTGAGCCGAACAATTCGGTGCCGATCGCCTCGCTGGCGGGATGGACCGTCGGCGCCGTGCCGGCAAGCCAGGGCGCCCAGCTGGTGCCGCGGATCGGCTGGACGGCGCGGCCCTGGAACGTCCCCTTGGGCGGGGCGATGCCGGCCAGATCGATCAGCGTGGGGGCGACGTCCATGACGTTGAGATAGTCATGGGCGATGCTGCCGGGCTTCTTTACCGCTGGTCCGGAGAGGAAGGCGGTGGTGCGGGTGCCGCCCTCGGTCGCGAACGCCTTGTAGAGCCAGGATGGCGTGGTTGCCGCCTGCGCCCAGCCGGGGCCATAGCTGATATAGCTGCTGTCCTTGCCGCGATTGTCATAGCTGTTGTCGGCCGCCTCGGCGCGGGCGCGGAAGCGGGGATTCCTGGCATGGACCAGATCCATCCCCTCGGCGCCATTGTCGGCGAGGAAGAGGATGACGGTGTTGTCATATTCGCCGCTGGCCTTGAGCGCATCGATCACCCGGCCGACATTCTGGTCGAGCCGGTCGACCATCGCGGCATAGATTTCCATCGTCCGCGACGCGGTCTTCTTTTCGTCCGGGGTCAGCTGCGCCCAGGGCTTGCTGTTTTCAAGGGGATGCTGCGCGGCGCTGGCCGGGACCAGGCCGAGCGCGACCTGCTTCTTCAGCCGCTCGGCGCGCAACGCTTCATAGCCCGCCTCATAGCGACCCTTATATTTGGCGATGGTTTCGGCCGGGGCCTGCAGCGGCCAGTGCGGCGCGGTGAAGGCGAGATAGGCGAAGAAGGGCTTGTCGTCCTTCGTCGTCTTGATCTGGTCGATCAGCTTGGTGGCGAAGGCGTCGGAGGAATAATAGTCGCTGGGCAGGCTTTCGAGCGTGCGGCCATCCTCGCGATAGGTGGTGAAGCCGGGCTTGGGCGTGGCCGAAATGTCGGTGCCATAATGATTGCCCGCCCCCTGCAGCAGCGCGAAGCTGTGCTGGAACCCGCGGGCATGGGGATCCTGCTGCGGCGTGAGGCCCAGATGCCATTTGCCCGAAAAGAGGGTGCGATAGCCGCCGGCGGTCAGGACTTCGGGCAGGGCGGCGATGTCGGTGCGCAGATAGCCTTCATGGCCGGGCTTGCCGACCTGATTGGGGGCCTGCATTTCCGCCATGGTGCCAAGGCCGGCGCGATGATTGTCGGTGCCCGACAGCAGCATCGAGCGGGTCGGCGAGCAGGTCGGCGCGGTGTGGAAGCCGGTGAGGCGCACGCCCGACAAAGCGAGCCGGTCGAGATTGGGGGTGGATATCTCGCTGCCAAAGGCGCCGAGATCGGAATAGCCCAGGTCGTCGGCGACGATCACCAGGAAATTGGGACGCTTTTCCTGCGCCGCCGCGGGCGTGGTGAGGGCGGTGGCCAGCGCCAGGCTGGCAAGGACAGTGCGGAGCTTCATGGGGTCTTCCGTGAAAAGGGGCCGCGCCCGAAAAGGAACGCGGCCCAGTGTGCCGAAGGGATTTACCTGAGTTCGGGGGCAGGTTGGGGGGTGAGCAAGCCCTGCTCAGGCGGCTTCGGCAATCTTGCCATCTTCCTTCTTGATGATGCGGCTGTTGCGGCCGTCGATCGAGACGGGGACGGTGCCGGCGATGGTGGCGCGGCGCAGCTGGCGATGCTGGGTGCCGAAATCGGCGATGGCGCGATGCTGGGTGGCGCGATTGTCCCAGATGGCGACGTCACCCGGCTGCCAGCGCCAGCGCACGGTGTTTTCCGGCCGGGTCACGGTATCCTGGAAGGTAGCGAAGAGGCGCTGGCTGTCGGCCTGGCTGAGGCCGACGAACTGCTTGAAGAAATGGCCCAGGATCAGCGAGCGTTCGCCGCTTTCGGGATGGACATGAACCAGCGGATGTTCGGTTTCATAGACGGTCGAGGCGAAGACTTCGCGATAGCGCTTCACCGCTTCCTCGTTCGCATTGGTGACGACCGAGGCATAGTCATAAAGGTTGGAATGGACCGCCCACAGGCTGTTGGCGAGCTGGCGCAGCGGTTCGGGCAGTTCCTCATAAGCGGCTGCCGTATTGGCCCAGAGCGTGTCACCGCCGGCCTGCGGGATGACGATGGCGCGCAGGATCGAGGATTCGGGATAGGCAGGGACGAAGGTGACGTCGGTGTGCCAGCTCGACGCGGCGCGGCCCTCCTTCGAATCCAGTTCCAGCAGATATTTGGAGCCGGGCACGACCGGAACGGTTGGGTGGGCGACGGGCTTGCCGAAGCGTTCGGCAAAGGCTTCCTGGCC encodes:
- the rpoN gene encoding RNA polymerase factor sigma-54, with the protein product MALGPRLDIRQSQSLVMTPQLQQAIKLLALSNLEIEAFVAGELEKNPLLEQGAADDGGRDGSGVDREVEAPTLAAETGASDDLIAQGLGGADSPLDVDHGAETFIDDGPADRMAAGSGSSSLDMLGGGSGSGEAVDFDSFANAAPSLQEHLMDQARSTLSGMELLIATQLIGQISEAGYLEANLLQTAHGLGVPLFTVEGVLEVIHSFDPTGVGARSLAECLALQAKEANRYDPCIQRLLANLDLLAKGALPQLRRICGVDEEDLADMIRELRGYDPKPGLRFASDSATPITPDLFVSRTREGWGIEVNSATLPRVLVNRTYYVELAGGPQDKASKAWLADCLASANWLVKALDQRQKTIIKVASEIVRQQEDFFRNGVAYLKPLTLRAVADAIEMHESTVSRVTSNKYLSCPRGLYELKYFFTSGVAAADGDGAVSAEAVKSHIKALIGAEEAHAILSDDTLVDLLRAKGMDIARRTVAKYRESMGIGSSVQRRRQKALKGKAA
- the lptB gene encoding LPS export ABC transporter ATP-binding protein; its protein translation is MDDVTIQDRAASARPLAPQEVGEGLSVISIAKSYDKRVVLSDVSLTVGKGEVVGLLGPNGAGKTTCFYSVMGLVRPDQGRIILDGQDITGLPMYRRAILGLGYLPQETSIFRGLTVEQNIGAVLEMAEPNKAARAEKLEQLLDEFGLTRLRDSAAMALSGGERRRCEIARALAADPSIVLLDEPFAGIDPLSIADIRDLVKQLKTRGIGVLITDHNVRETLEIVDRACIIYSGQVLFAGSPTELVAHPDVRRLYLGENFQL
- a CDS encoding arylsulfatase produces the protein MKLRTVLASLALATALTTPAAAQEKRPNFLVIVADDLGYSDLGAFGSEISTPNLDRLALSGVRLTGFHTAPTCSPTRSMLLSGTDNHRAGLGTMAEMQAPNQVGKPGHEGYLRTDIAALPEVLTAGGYRTLFSGKWHLGLTPQQDPHARGFQHSFALLQGAGNHYGTDISATPKPGFTTYREDGRTLESLPSDYYSSDAFATKLIDQIKTTKDDKPFFAYLAFTAPHWPLQAPAETIAKYKGRYEAGYEALRAERLKKQVALGLVPASAAQHPLENSKPWAQLTPDEKKTASRTMEIYAAMVDRLDQNVGRVIDALKASGEYDNTVILFLADNGAEGMDLVHARNPRFRARAEAADNSYDNRGKDSSYISYGPGWAQAATTPSWLYKAFATEGGTRTTAFLSGPAVKKPGSIAHDYLNVMDVAPTLIDLAGIAPPKGTFQGRAVQPIRGTSWAPWLAGTAPTVHPASEAIGTELFGSRALRQGDWKITDAGDGQWHLFNIATDPGETTDLSAREPARRAALEKAWDAYASDVGVVLPNPRIMVE
- a CDS encoding TauD/TfdA dioxygenase family protein translates to MTILTQSFLNAADADGPLDVVPVAGRIGAEIRGVALGGDLDDATIAAIRAALVRHKVIFFRAQHHLDDAGQEAFAERFGKPVAHPTVPVVPGSKYLLELDSKEGRAASSWHTDVTFVPAYPESSILRAIVIPQAGGDTLWANTAAAYEELPEPLRQLANSLWAVHSNLYDYASVVTNANEEAVKRYREVFASTVYETEHPLVHVHPESGERSLILGHFFKQFVGLSQADSQRLFATFQDTVTRPENTVRWRWQPGDVAIWDNRATQHRAIADFGTQHRQLRRATIAGTVPVSIDGRNSRIIKKEDGKIAEAA